The Henckelia pumila isolate YLH828 chromosome 2, ASM3356847v2, whole genome shotgun sequence genome includes a window with the following:
- the LOC140883813 gene encoding karrikin insensitive 2 receptor IA-like: MGTVQEAHNVRVLGSGHQTIVLGHGFGTDQSVWKHLLPHLADNYRVIVYDNMGAGPTNPDYFDFERYATLEGYAYDLLAILEEFRVDSCIYVGHSLSSMTGVIASIFRPDLFHKIVLISASPRFINTDDYYGGFEKEEIDQLCNAMESNYKSWISGFAPLVVGGDMDSVAVQEFSRTLFNMRPDIALSVFRTIFTFDLRHFLSRVTVPCHIIQSSKDLAVPVAVAEYLHRNLGGKSIVEVMSTEGHLPQLSSPEITIPVLLRHITRDIVDE, from the coding sequence ATGGGCACAGTCCAAGAAGCCCACAACGTACGGGTTTTGGGCTCCGGCCACCAGACCATCGTCCTCGGCCATGGCTTCGGCACCGATCAATCTGTGTGGAAGCATTTGCTGCCTCACCTCGCCGACAATTACAGAGTCATTGTGTACGATAACATGGGCGCCGGCCCCACCAATCCCGACTACTTCGATTTCGAACGATACGCCACTCTCGAAGGGTACGCGTATGATTTGCTGGCCATTCTCGAGGAGTTTCGTGTCGATTCTTGTATTTACGTGGGCCATTCTCTGTCTTCAATGACCGGAGTTATCGCCTCCATCTTTCGCCCCGATCTTTTCCACAAAATCGTCTTGATTTCGGCTTCTCCGAGGTTTATAAACACGGACGATTACTACGGAGGATTCGAGAAAGAAGAAATCGACCAGCTCTGCAACGCTATGGAATCCAACTACAAGTCGTGGATCTCCGGTTTCGCGCCGCTGGTGGTGGGCGGAGACATGGATTCGGTGGCGGTGCAGGAGTTCAGCCGGACTTTGTTCAACATGAGACCCGACATCGCACTCAGCGTGTTTCGGACCATTTTCACGTTCGATCTGAGGCACTTCCTGTCTCGCGTCACTGTCCCCTGTCACATCATTCAGAGCTCCAAGGATCTGGCCGTGCCGGTGGCCGTGGCGGAGTATCTCCACCGGAACCTCGGCGGGAAATCCATCGTCGAAGTGATGTCGACCGAGGGCCACCTCCCGCAGCTCAGCTCGCCGGAGATCACGATCCCGGTTCTGCTGCGACATATTACGCGGGATATCGTCGACGAATGA
- the LOC140885231 gene encoding uncharacterized protein — protein MDRRMGFLLALICIAASSVRAQSPAAAPGPATVAVPTPPAAAPVAAPVSTPPTPAPVSSPPTVSTLPPASPPVKSPPTSAPVQSPPSPAPVAATPPAPISSPPATAPAPSKKSISPAPAPELLSPPAPPTEAPVPSSEPLSPSPAAVKDLSGAEKLRSVLGSLILFVGCFFIII, from the exons ATGGATCGGAGAATGGGATTTCTTCTTGCATTGATCTGCATTGCGGCTTCCTCAGTCCGCGCTCAGTCCCCGGCGGCTGCTCCAGGTCCTGCCACCGTCGCAGTCCCCACACCACCGGCAGCTGCTCCCGTTGCAGCTCCAGTTTCGACTCCTCCCACTCCAGCTCCGGTGAGTTCTCCCCCTACAGTTTCGACTCTTCCTCCGGCTTCCCCACCCGTGAAATCACCGCCGACATCCGCCCCGGTCCAGTCCCCACCATCTCCGGCGCCCGTGGCAGCAACTCCACCTGCTCCGATTTCATCGCCTCCGGCCACCGCACCGGCTCCTAGCAAGAAGAGCATCTCTCCTGCTCCTGCTCCTGAGCTACTCAGTCCGCCTGCACCGCCGACCGAAGCTCCTGTCCCCAGCTCTGAACCTCTGTCTCCCAGCCCCGCGGCAGTTAAAGATCTG AGCGGAGCAGAAAAATTGAGGAGCGTGCTGGGAAGTTTGATCCTGTTCGTTGGCTgcttcttcatcatcatctAA